In Canis lupus dingo isolate Sandy chromosome 32, ASM325472v2, whole genome shotgun sequence, the following are encoded in one genomic region:
- the HNRNPDL gene encoding heterogeneous nuclear ribonucleoprotein D-like isoform X1, with the protein MEVPPRLSHVPPPLFPSAPATLASRSLSHWRPRAPRQLAPLLPSLASSSARQGARRAQRHVTAQQPSRLAGGAAIKGGRRRRPDLFRRHFKSSSIQRSAAAAAATRTARQHPPADNSAAMEDMNEYSNIEEFAEGSKINASKNQQDDGKMFIGGLSWDTSKKDLTEYLSRFGEVVDCTIKTDPVTGRSRGFGFVLFKDAASVDKVLELKEHKLDGKLIDPKRAKALKGKEPPKKVFVGGLSPDTSEEQIKEYFGAFGEIENIELPMDTKTNERRGFCFITYTDEEPVKKLLESRYHQIGSGKCEIKVAQPKEVYRQQQQQQKGGRGAAAGGRGGTRGRGRGQGQNWNQGFNNYYDQGYGNYNSAYGGDQNYSGYGGYDYTGYNYGNYGYGQGYADYSGQQSTYGKASRGGGNHQNNYQPY; encoded by the exons ATGGAGGTCCCGCCCCGGCTCTCCCATGTGCCGCCGCCATTGTTCCCCTCCGCTCCCGCGACTTTAGCCTCCCGCAGCCTTTCCCATTGGCGGCCGCGGGCGCCGCGGCAGCTCGCCCCGCTCCTCCCTTCGCTCGCTTCCAGCTCGGCCCGGCAGGGGGCGCGCCGGGCCCAACGCCACGTCACCGCCCAGCAGCCCTCCCGATTGGCGGGCGGGGCGGCTATAAAGGGAGGGCGCAGGCGGCGCCCGGATCTCTTCCGCCGCCATTTTAAATCCAGCTCCATACAACGCtccgccgccgctgctgccgcGACCCGGACTGCGCGCCAGCACCCCCCGGCCGACAACTCCGCCGCCATGGAGGACATGAACGAGTACAGCAACATAGAGGAGTTCGCAGAGGGATCCAAGATCAACGCGAGCAAGAATCAGCAGGATGACGG TAAAATGTTTATTGGAGGCTTGAGCTGGGATACAAGCAAGAAAGATCTGACTGAATATTTGTCTCGATTTGGGGAAGTTGTAGACTGTACAATTAAGACAGATCCAGTGACTGGAAGATCAAGAGGATTTGGATTTGTGCTTTTCAAAGATGCTGCTAGTGTTGATAAG GTTTTGGAACTGAAAGAACACAAACTGGATGGCAAGTTGATAGACCCCAAAAGGGCCAAAGCTTTAAAAGGGAAAGAACCCCCAAAAAAGGTTTTTGTGGGTGGATTGAGCCCAGATACTTCCGAAGaacaaattaaagaatattttggagCCTTTGGAGAG ATTGAAAATATTGAACTTCCCATGGATACAAAAACAAACGAAAGaagaggattttgttttattacctATACAGACGAAGAGCCAGTAAAGAAATTGTTAGAAAGCAGATATCATCAAATTGGTTCTGGGAAG TGTGAAATCAAAGTTGCACAACCCAAAGAGGTATATAggcagcaacagcaacaacaaaaaggaggaagaggtgcTGCAGCTGGTGGACGAGGTGGTACTAGGGGTCGTGGACGAG GTCAGGGCCAAAACTGGAACCAAGGATTTAATAACTATTATGATCAAGGATATGGAAATTACAATAGTGCCTATGGTGGTGATCAAAACTATAGTGGCTATGGCGGCTATGATTATACTGGGTATAACTATGGGAACTATGGATATGGACAGGGATATGCAGACTACAGTG gCCAACAGAGCACTTACGGCAAGGCGTCTAGAGGGGGTGGCAATCACCAAAACAATTACCAGCCATACTAA
- the HNRNPDL gene encoding heterogeneous nuclear ribonucleoprotein D-like isoform X2 → MEVPPRLSHVPPPLFPSAPATLASRSLSHWRPRAPRQLAPLLPSLASSSARQGARRAQRHVTAQQPSRLAGGAAIKGGRRRRPDLFRRHFKSSSIQRSAAAAAATRTARQHPPADNSAAMEDMNEYSNIEEFAEGSKINASKNQQDDGKMFIGGLSWDTSKKDLTEYLSRFGEVVDCTIKTDPVTGRSRGFGFVLFKDAASVDKVLELKEHKLDGKLIDPKRAKALKGKEPPKKVFVGGLSPDTSEEQIKEYFGAFGEIENIELPMDTKTNERRGFCFITYTDEEPVKKLLESRYHQIGSGKCEIKVAQPKEVYRQQQQQQKGGRGAAAGGRGGTRGRGRGQQSTYGKASRGGGNHQNNYQPY, encoded by the exons ATGGAGGTCCCGCCCCGGCTCTCCCATGTGCCGCCGCCATTGTTCCCCTCCGCTCCCGCGACTTTAGCCTCCCGCAGCCTTTCCCATTGGCGGCCGCGGGCGCCGCGGCAGCTCGCCCCGCTCCTCCCTTCGCTCGCTTCCAGCTCGGCCCGGCAGGGGGCGCGCCGGGCCCAACGCCACGTCACCGCCCAGCAGCCCTCCCGATTGGCGGGCGGGGCGGCTATAAAGGGAGGGCGCAGGCGGCGCCCGGATCTCTTCCGCCGCCATTTTAAATCCAGCTCCATACAACGCtccgccgccgctgctgccgcGACCCGGACTGCGCGCCAGCACCCCCCGGCCGACAACTCCGCCGCCATGGAGGACATGAACGAGTACAGCAACATAGAGGAGTTCGCAGAGGGATCCAAGATCAACGCGAGCAAGAATCAGCAGGATGACGG TAAAATGTTTATTGGAGGCTTGAGCTGGGATACAAGCAAGAAAGATCTGACTGAATATTTGTCTCGATTTGGGGAAGTTGTAGACTGTACAATTAAGACAGATCCAGTGACTGGAAGATCAAGAGGATTTGGATTTGTGCTTTTCAAAGATGCTGCTAGTGTTGATAAG GTTTTGGAACTGAAAGAACACAAACTGGATGGCAAGTTGATAGACCCCAAAAGGGCCAAAGCTTTAAAAGGGAAAGAACCCCCAAAAAAGGTTTTTGTGGGTGGATTGAGCCCAGATACTTCCGAAGaacaaattaaagaatattttggagCCTTTGGAGAG ATTGAAAATATTGAACTTCCCATGGATACAAAAACAAACGAAAGaagaggattttgttttattacctATACAGACGAAGAGCCAGTAAAGAAATTGTTAGAAAGCAGATATCATCAAATTGGTTCTGGGAAG TGTGAAATCAAAGTTGCACAACCCAAAGAGGTATATAggcagcaacagcaacaacaaaaaggaggaagaggtgcTGCAGCTGGTGGACGAGGTGGTACTAGGGGTCGTGGACGAG gCCAACAGAGCACTTACGGCAAGGCGTCTAGAGGGGGTGGCAATCACCAAAACAATTACCAGCCATACTAA